A genomic window from Parasteatoda tepidariorum isolate YZ-2023 chromosome 10, CAS_Ptep_4.0, whole genome shotgun sequence includes:
- the LOC107456598 gene encoding nucleolar protein 58 yields MLVLFETSGGYAVFKVRKEKKLRDVENIYQEHVEPEKAHKLLELKLFKKYEDMEEAIEAANQLIEGKLVKGMKKKLKSLLSEVGADELAVADPKLGNSIKKKLEINCITNNTAVSELMRVIRLHFDSFIENLPERDTEAMSLGVAHGLGRYKFKFSPDKIDKMVISAVKALEDLDKELNNYIMRCKEWYGWHFPELVKLINDNLTYIKFVIKVGDRDNTATMDLSDLLSEEDDKKIKAVAEISMGCEMAEDDFRNIRGMCDEVLKLYELRSNLQVYLKNRMTALAPNVVSLVGEMVGARLIAHAGSLVNLAKHPASTVQILGAEKALFRALKSRHDTPKYGLIYHAQMIGQSKPNVRGKISRMLAAKTALACRVDAFGEEEIEIGVTARAKLERQLKLIEEGHSMQISGRGKAKARFEKYENKSKVFQYKDSSDSFLNESTGSVGQKRKFSDSHQESKKPKVEVKEEEEEEESDE; encoded by the coding sequence atgtTGGTTTTGTTTGAGACTTCTGGCGGATATGCCGTATTCAAAGTtcgtaaagagaaaaaattacgagatgttgaaaatatttatcaagagCACGTAGAGCCGGAAAAAGCCCACAAATTGCTTGAATTgaagttgtttaaaaagtatgaagATATGGAGGAAGCCATCGAAGCTGCAAATCAACTAATCGAAGGGAAATTGGTTAAAGGTatgaagaaaaagttaaagAGTCTTTTAAGTGAAGTTGGAGCTGATGAGCTGGCCGTTGCCGATCCCAAACTTggtaattccatcaaaaagaagCTTGAAATCAATTGCATCACCAACAACACAGCCGTCAGTGAGTTGATGCGTGTTATCAGATTACATTTTGATAGCTTTATTGAAAATTTGCCGGAACGTGATACAGAAGCCATGTCTCTTGGCGTTGCTCACGGATTGGGtcgttataaatttaaattcagccCTGATAAGATTGATAAAATGGTCATCTCTGCAGTGAAAGCTCTTGAGGATCTTgacaaagaattaaataattacatcatGAGATGTAAAGAATGGTATGGATGGCATTTTCCTGAACTGGTTAAGCTCATTAATGATAACCTTACATACATTAAGTTTGTTATTAAAGTTGGAGATCGTGACAACACAGCAACCATGGATCTTTCCGATCTGCTGAGTGAggaagatgataaaaaaatcaaagctgTAGCTGAAATTTCCATGGGTTGTGAAATGGCAGAAGATGATTTCCGTAACATACGAGGCATGTGTGATGAAGTGCTCAAGCTGTATGAGCTACGTTCCAATCTTCAAGTGTATCTGAAGAATCGTATGACAGCTCTAGCACCTAATGTAGTTTCCCTAGTTGGAGAAATGGTGGGAGCTAGATTGATCGCACACGCCGGTTCGTTGGTGAATTTAGCGAAACATCCTGCTTCTACTGTGCAAATTCTCGGAGCCGAAAAAGCTCTGTTTCGTGCTTTGAAATCACGTCACGACACACCAAAGTATGGTCTTATCTATCATGCCCAAATGATAGGACAAAGCAAACCCAATGTCAGAGGTAAAATTTCTCGTATGCTTGCAGCCAAAACTGCTCTTGCTTGCAGAGTCGATGCTTTTGGTGAAGAGGAAATCGAGATTGGTGTTACGGCTCGTGCCAAATTAGAACGCCAATTAAAATTGATAGAGGAAGGACATAGTATGCAAATTAGTGGTAGAGGTAAAGCAAAAGCTAGGTTTGAAAAGTATGAGAATAAAAGTAAGGTATTCCAATATAAGGACTCAAGTGATTCGTTTTTAAATGAATCCACTGGATCTGTTGgacaaaaaaggaaattttctgaTTCACACCAAGAGTCTAAAAAACCAAAAGTAGAAGTTAAGGAAGAAGAGGAGGAGGAAGAAAGTGATGAATAG